From the genome of Tachysurus vachellii isolate PV-2020 chromosome 2, HZAU_Pvac_v1, whole genome shotgun sequence, one region includes:
- the dlgap5 gene encoding disks large-associated protein 5 isoform X1, with protein sequence MDSRFAHLYKRDSSVSMIRVKMSRRRSQSQKENREKMQNLRRPLDQLQELELSLDASHLEKSRSLPSQDTGCKDKVDKNNSAVEERRKMLARFKENKALQKEKDRREKEKKGTFKVGLYRPQPLGYLPLNPVIPTAKKTTESLQSTRVTRSMKQHLQPKQPAEKQPAPKKAEPPVTRANKSSVPAIAKGRIATVEPVVRCPTTRSAAKTVTAALTANSVAKPAADLRPPKTKAASRQPAAPSSGRGKAMQGHTDTLAAEKKENKVADEVVAAVNPPGPKEEKITEDTKVTPVSFAPQGFVFQAPSGLRTFQPTPLSPRSADAFLSPSFSVEPQMEPTNPISPTSDFSSGPPLPSPPPCMSKPCPASVSTPAPSPEFNPTTSALPTASSVTSSSLSCPPPASPSPALVSSILPSSSSPSSATSEPQHDVPYFRAVMASETERLTGLSEFWELRFEDSSIPEEMRDRMRTAVGQARLLIKERFGQFSGLVDDCDFGRGEKITTCTDLQGFWDMVYFQVEDVDKKFNALKEAEARGWQEEIKPVTRQKKVVKQKPPAAGGKLGAGAGASAAAKSRLAAVKAAMKAKQAAAKTAETSDKVQDELTPASNAPANTLPVQTVVFHGGFFQVESPIKVVDAVRRSSRLNAATFTHMVPHGYCSPHGYKFSTPGKLKRSAVVTHPSPLPCIFTPSKSGFTASPSSSPAAKAHTTATPVCTPKQHADPLPSSPKPIHISPGQDGSVPYPSPKGVSDTQLSHPDHHTSISNIQSDLMITPEDDHMYQTADIKPHNSPCHTGELPLQLPAHSVNSTEPEGSVQQSSMTALSHEQTERTVIAEVDMFHSDSQAHAMSFTHSPSACKTTPQAVSMESCVSVPCSPSVMSTTPQQVQVSPAPSGKIDICVNERSNSADCKVTENQDSETIPDLDFERYLQPTARCSLSPVQSMAVERFSLGLEDAEMESPQAHHAEEPVQDAQMTPTGTLAFPRIAPLLVTPWTEEMIANQLLFTPEQRERVRQSVCERDLMMFTPPEDI encoded by the exons ATGGATTCTCGCTTTGCGCATCTTTACAAGCGAGACAGCAGTGTCTCGATGATAAGAGTGAAAATGTCGAGGCGACGCTCCCAATCACAAAAAGAGAACAGGGAAAAGATGCAAAACCTCCGCAGGCCCCTGGACCAACTTCAAGAGCTGGAGCTTTCTTTGGATGCATCCCATCTTGAGAAGTCAAGAAGTCTTCCTTCCCAAGATACTGGGTGCAAAGATAAAGTAGATAAAA ATAACAGTGCTGtagaagagaggagaaagatGCTGGCACGTTTTAAAGAGAACAAAGCCTTGCAGAAGGAGAAAGATAGGcgagaaaaggaaaagaaaggtaCATTTAAGGTCGGTCTCTACCGCCCACAGCCTCTGGGATACTTGCCCTTGAATCCTGTTATACCAACGGCAAAAAAG accACAGAATCTTTGCAATCCACCAGAGTGACCCGTTCTATGAAACAGCATCTACAGCCAAAG CAGCCAGCTGAAAAACAGCCTGCACCTAAAAAGG CTGAGCCACCCGTCACCAGAGCTAACAAGTCTTCAGTGCCAGCAATTGCCAAAGGCAGAATTGCTACAG TTGAACCCGTTGTCAGATGTCCAACTACACGATCAGCTGCTAAAACTGTGACGGCAGCCCTAACAGCCAACTCTGTGGCTAAACCTGCTGCAG ACCTCAGACCTCCCAAAACAAAAGCTGCTAGCAGGCAGCCTGCAGCACCCTCATCTGGTAGAGGAAAAGCTATGCAGG GACATACTGACACTTTGGCAGctgaaaagaaggaaaacaag GTTGCTGATGAGGTGGTTGCTGCAGTAAATCCCCCTGGTCCTAAAGAGGAAAAGATTACTGAGGACACTAAAGTGACTCCAGTTTCATTTGCACCCCAAGGATTTGTGTTCCAGGCCCCTTCTGGTCTGAGAACATTCCAGCCTACGCCCCTTTCTCCTCGCTCTGCCGATGCCTTCCTCTCACCTAG CTTCTCAGTTGAACCCCAGATGGAGCCTACAAACCCAATTTCTCCAACATCTGACTTTTCCTCTGGTCCACCTCTTCCCTCACCTCCACCATGTATGTCCAAACCATGTCCTGCATCTGTTTCTACACCTGCTCCTTCTCCTGAATTTAATCCCACCACTTCTGCCCTACCCACTGCCTCATCTGTcacttcttcctctctttcttgcCCACCTCCTGCCTCTCCTTCCCCAGCTCTTGTGTCATCTATTcttccatcttcttcttcaccttccTCTGCAACATCAGAACCTCAGCATGACGTGCCCTATTTCAG GGCAGTAATGGCTAGCGAGACAGAAAGGTTGACTGGGTTGTCTGAATTTTGGGAGTTACGATTTGAAGATTCCTCAATCCCGGAAGAGA TGCGAGACCGAATGCGCACAGCTGTTGGCCAGGCCAGACTGCTAATAAAGGAACGCTTTGGCCAGTTTAGTGGCCTGGTGGATGATTGTGATTTTGGCAGAGGGGAGAAGATCACGACCTGCACAGACTTGCAGGGGTTCTGGGACATGGTGTACTTTCAG GTGGAAGATGTTGATAAGAAGTTTAATGCATTAAAAGAAGCTGAAGCTAGGGGATGGCAAGAGGAGATCAAGCCTGTCACCAGGCAGAAGAAAGTGGTCAAG CAAAAGCCCCCTGCTGCAGGAGGTAAGCTGGGAGCAGGTGCTGGAGCCAGTGCTGCTGCAAAGAGTCGGCTGGCTGCAGTGAAAGCTGCCATGAAGGCCAAGCAGGCTGCAGCTAAAACTGCTGAGACTTCAGACAAAGTTCAAGATGAATTGACTCCTGCTTCAAATGCCCCGGCTAACACCTTGCCAGTCCAGACGGTGGTTTTTCATGGAGGCTTCTTTCAGGTGGAGAGTCCAATCAAAGTAGTTG ATGCTGTAAGAAGATCATCTCGGTTGAATGCAGCTACCTTTACCCACATGGTTCCCCATGGGTACTGTTCCCCACATGGGTATAAATTCAGCACACCGGGGAAACTGAAGAGGTCTGCTGTAGTCACACATCCATCTCCTCTTCCTTGCATTTTCACTCCATCTAAAAGTGGATTTACCGCATCCCCTTCTTCCTCTCCTGCTGCAAAAGCACACACCACTGCAACTCCTGTCTGTACTCCTAAACAGCATGCTGATCCCCTTCCTTCCTCCCCCAAACCCATTCATATCAGCCCTGGGCAGGATGGGTCTGTCCCCTATCCCTCACCTAAGGGAGTCTCAGACACGCAACTCAGCCATCCTGATCATCATACAAGTATCAGCAACATCCAGTCAGACCTCATGATCACACCAGAAGATGACCATATGTACCAGACAGCAGACATTAAGCCACACAATTCTCCTTGCCATACAGGAGAACTGCCACTTCAACTTCCTGCACATTCAGTCAACAGTACAGAGCCTGAGGGAAGTGTTCAACAGTCTTCCATGACCGCACTGTCCCACGAGCAAACTGAAAGGACTGTGATTGCTGAAGTGGACATGTTCCACTCAGACAGTCAAGCCCATGCTATGAGTTTCACCCACTCACCTTCAGCATGCAAGACCACTCCACAAGCAGTCTCTATGGAGAGCTGTGTCTCAGTCCCTTGCTCCCCCTCTGTGATGTCCACCACACCACAGCAAGTCCAGGTCTCTCCAGCGCCATCAGGCAAAATTGATATTTGTGTTAATGAAAG atctaACAGTGCAGACTGTAAAGTGACTGAAAATCAAGACAGTGAG actATTCCTGATCTGGACTTTGAGCGATATCTGCAACCCACAGCCCGATGCAGCTTATCTCCAGTGCAGAGTATGGCAGTGGAAAGGTTCTCACTTGGACTAGAAGATGCTGAAATGGAGAGCCCTCAGGCCCACCATGCAGAAGAGCCTGTTCAGGATGCACAGATGACTCCTACAGGTACACTAG CTTTCCCCAGAATTGCACCACTGCTGGTCACTCCCTGGACTGAAGAG ATGATTGCCAATCAGTTGCTGTTCACCCCCGAGCAGAGGGAAAGAGTGAGACAATCGGTCTGTGAGCGTGACCTCATGATGTTTACACCACCTGAAGACATTTAA
- the dlgap5 gene encoding disks large-associated protein 5 isoform X3, producing MDSRFAHLYKRDSSVSMIRVKMSRRRSQSQKENREKMQNLRRPLDQLQELELSLDASHLEKSRSLPSQDTGCKDKVDKNNSAVEERRKMLARFKENKALQKEKDRREKEKKGTFKVGLYRPQPLGYLPLNPVIPTAKKTTESLQSTRVTRSMKQHLQPKQPAEKQPAPKKAEPPVTRANKSSVPAIAKGRIATVEPVVRCPTTRSAAKTVTAALTANSVAKPAADLRPPKTKAASRQPAAPSSGRGKAMQGHTDTLAAEKKENKVADEVVAAVNPPGPKEEKITEDTKVTPVSFAPQGFVFQAPSGLRTFQPTPLSPRSADAFLSPSFSVEPQMEPTNPISPTSDFSSGPPLPSPPPCMSKPCPASVSTPAPSPEFNPTTSALPTASSVTSSSLSCPPPASPSPALVSSILPSSSSPSSATSEPQHDVPYFRAVMASETERLTGLSEFWELRFEDSSIPEEMRDRMRTAVGQARLLIKERFGQFSGLVDDCDFGRGEKITTCTDLQGFWDMVYFQVEDVDKKFNALKEAEARGWQEEIKPVTRQKKVVKQKPPAAGGKLGAGAGASAAAKSRLAAVKAAMKAKQAAAKTAETSDKVQDELTPASNAPANTLPVQTVVFHGGFFQVESPIKVVDAVRRSSRLNAATFTHMVPHGYCSPHGYKFSTPGKLKRSAVVTHPSPLPCIFTPSKSGFTASPSSSPAAKAHTTATPVCTPKQHADPLPSSPKPIHISPGQDGSVPYPSPKGVSDTQLSHPDHHTSISNIQSDLMITPEDDHMYQTADIKPHNSPCHTGELPLQLPAHSVNSTEPEGSVQQSSMTALSHEQTERTVIAEVDMFHSDSQAHAMSFTHSPSACKTTPQAVSMESCVSVPCSPSVMSTTPQQVQVSPAPSGKIDICVNERSNSADCKVTENQDSETIPDLDFERYLQPTARCSLSPVQSMAVERFSLGLEDAEMESPQAHHAEEPVQDAQMTPTAFPRIAPLLVTPWTEEMIANQLLFTPEQRERVRQSVCERDLMMFTPPEDI from the exons ATGGATTCTCGCTTTGCGCATCTTTACAAGCGAGACAGCAGTGTCTCGATGATAAGAGTGAAAATGTCGAGGCGACGCTCCCAATCACAAAAAGAGAACAGGGAAAAGATGCAAAACCTCCGCAGGCCCCTGGACCAACTTCAAGAGCTGGAGCTTTCTTTGGATGCATCCCATCTTGAGAAGTCAAGAAGTCTTCCTTCCCAAGATACTGGGTGCAAAGATAAAGTAGATAAAA ATAACAGTGCTGtagaagagaggagaaagatGCTGGCACGTTTTAAAGAGAACAAAGCCTTGCAGAAGGAGAAAGATAGGcgagaaaaggaaaagaaaggtaCATTTAAGGTCGGTCTCTACCGCCCACAGCCTCTGGGATACTTGCCCTTGAATCCTGTTATACCAACGGCAAAAAAG accACAGAATCTTTGCAATCCACCAGAGTGACCCGTTCTATGAAACAGCATCTACAGCCAAAG CAGCCAGCTGAAAAACAGCCTGCACCTAAAAAGG CTGAGCCACCCGTCACCAGAGCTAACAAGTCTTCAGTGCCAGCAATTGCCAAAGGCAGAATTGCTACAG TTGAACCCGTTGTCAGATGTCCAACTACACGATCAGCTGCTAAAACTGTGACGGCAGCCCTAACAGCCAACTCTGTGGCTAAACCTGCTGCAG ACCTCAGACCTCCCAAAACAAAAGCTGCTAGCAGGCAGCCTGCAGCACCCTCATCTGGTAGAGGAAAAGCTATGCAGG GACATACTGACACTTTGGCAGctgaaaagaaggaaaacaag GTTGCTGATGAGGTGGTTGCTGCAGTAAATCCCCCTGGTCCTAAAGAGGAAAAGATTACTGAGGACACTAAAGTGACTCCAGTTTCATTTGCACCCCAAGGATTTGTGTTCCAGGCCCCTTCTGGTCTGAGAACATTCCAGCCTACGCCCCTTTCTCCTCGCTCTGCCGATGCCTTCCTCTCACCTAG CTTCTCAGTTGAACCCCAGATGGAGCCTACAAACCCAATTTCTCCAACATCTGACTTTTCCTCTGGTCCACCTCTTCCCTCACCTCCACCATGTATGTCCAAACCATGTCCTGCATCTGTTTCTACACCTGCTCCTTCTCCTGAATTTAATCCCACCACTTCTGCCCTACCCACTGCCTCATCTGTcacttcttcctctctttcttgcCCACCTCCTGCCTCTCCTTCCCCAGCTCTTGTGTCATCTATTcttccatcttcttcttcaccttccTCTGCAACATCAGAACCTCAGCATGACGTGCCCTATTTCAG GGCAGTAATGGCTAGCGAGACAGAAAGGTTGACTGGGTTGTCTGAATTTTGGGAGTTACGATTTGAAGATTCCTCAATCCCGGAAGAGA TGCGAGACCGAATGCGCACAGCTGTTGGCCAGGCCAGACTGCTAATAAAGGAACGCTTTGGCCAGTTTAGTGGCCTGGTGGATGATTGTGATTTTGGCAGAGGGGAGAAGATCACGACCTGCACAGACTTGCAGGGGTTCTGGGACATGGTGTACTTTCAG GTGGAAGATGTTGATAAGAAGTTTAATGCATTAAAAGAAGCTGAAGCTAGGGGATGGCAAGAGGAGATCAAGCCTGTCACCAGGCAGAAGAAAGTGGTCAAG CAAAAGCCCCCTGCTGCAGGAGGTAAGCTGGGAGCAGGTGCTGGAGCCAGTGCTGCTGCAAAGAGTCGGCTGGCTGCAGTGAAAGCTGCCATGAAGGCCAAGCAGGCTGCAGCTAAAACTGCTGAGACTTCAGACAAAGTTCAAGATGAATTGACTCCTGCTTCAAATGCCCCGGCTAACACCTTGCCAGTCCAGACGGTGGTTTTTCATGGAGGCTTCTTTCAGGTGGAGAGTCCAATCAAAGTAGTTG ATGCTGTAAGAAGATCATCTCGGTTGAATGCAGCTACCTTTACCCACATGGTTCCCCATGGGTACTGTTCCCCACATGGGTATAAATTCAGCACACCGGGGAAACTGAAGAGGTCTGCTGTAGTCACACATCCATCTCCTCTTCCTTGCATTTTCACTCCATCTAAAAGTGGATTTACCGCATCCCCTTCTTCCTCTCCTGCTGCAAAAGCACACACCACTGCAACTCCTGTCTGTACTCCTAAACAGCATGCTGATCCCCTTCCTTCCTCCCCCAAACCCATTCATATCAGCCCTGGGCAGGATGGGTCTGTCCCCTATCCCTCACCTAAGGGAGTCTCAGACACGCAACTCAGCCATCCTGATCATCATACAAGTATCAGCAACATCCAGTCAGACCTCATGATCACACCAGAAGATGACCATATGTACCAGACAGCAGACATTAAGCCACACAATTCTCCTTGCCATACAGGAGAACTGCCACTTCAACTTCCTGCACATTCAGTCAACAGTACAGAGCCTGAGGGAAGTGTTCAACAGTCTTCCATGACCGCACTGTCCCACGAGCAAACTGAAAGGACTGTGATTGCTGAAGTGGACATGTTCCACTCAGACAGTCAAGCCCATGCTATGAGTTTCACCCACTCACCTTCAGCATGCAAGACCACTCCACAAGCAGTCTCTATGGAGAGCTGTGTCTCAGTCCCTTGCTCCCCCTCTGTGATGTCCACCACACCACAGCAAGTCCAGGTCTCTCCAGCGCCATCAGGCAAAATTGATATTTGTGTTAATGAAAG atctaACAGTGCAGACTGTAAAGTGACTGAAAATCAAGACAGTGAG actATTCCTGATCTGGACTTTGAGCGATATCTGCAACCCACAGCCCGATGCAGCTTATCTCCAGTGCAGAGTATGGCAGTGGAAAGGTTCTCACTTGGACTAGAAGATGCTGAAATGGAGAGCCCTCAGGCCCACCATGCAGAAGAGCCTGTTCAGGATGCACAGATGACTCCTACAG CTTTCCCCAGAATTGCACCACTGCTGGTCACTCCCTGGACTGAAGAG ATGATTGCCAATCAGTTGCTGTTCACCCCCGAGCAGAGGGAAAGAGTGAGACAATCGGTCTGTGAGCGTGACCTCATGATGTTTACACCACCTGAAGACATTTAA
- the dlgap5 gene encoding disks large-associated protein 5 isoform X4 translates to MDSRFAHLYKRDSSVSMIRVKMSRRRSQSQKENREKMQNLRRPLDQLQELELSLDASHLEKSRSLPSQDTGCKDKVDKNNSAVEERRKMLARFKENKALQKEKDRREKEKKGTFKVGLYRPQPLGYLPLNPVIPTAKKTTESLQSTRVTRSMKQHLQPKQPAEKQPAPKKAEPPVTRANKSSVPAIAKGRIATVEPVVRCPTTRSAAKTVTAALTANSVAKPAADLRPPKTKAASRQPAAPSSGRGKAMQGHTDTLAAEKKENKVADEVVAAVNPPGPKEEKITEDTKVTPVSFAPQGFVFQAPSGLRTFQPTPLSPRSADAFLSPSFSVEPQMEPTNPISPTSDFSSGPPLPSPPPCMSKPCPASVSTPAPSPEFNPTTSALPTASSVTSSSLSCPPPASPSPALVSSILPSSSSPSSATSEPQHDVPYFRAVMASETERLTGLSEFWELRFEDSSIPEEMRDRMRTAVGQARLLIKERFGQFSGLVDDCDFGRGEKITTCTDLQGFWDMVYFQVEDVDKKFNALKEAEARGWQEEIKPVTRQKKVVKQKPPAAGGKLGAGAGASAAAKSRLAAVKAAMKAKQAAAKTAETSDKVQDELTPASNAPANTLPVQTVVFHGGFFQVESPIKVVDAVRRSSRLNAATFTHMVPHGYCSPHGYKFSTPGKLKRSAVVTHPSPLPCIFTPSKSGFTASPSSSPAAKAHTTATPVCTPKQHADPLPSSPKPIHISPGQDGSVPYPSPKGVSDTQLSHPDHHTSISNIQSDLMITPEDDHMYQTADIKPHNSPCHTGELPLQLPAHSVNSTEPEGSVQQSSMTALSHEQTERTVIAEVDMFHSDSQAHAMSFTHSPSACKTTPQAVSMESCVSVPCSPSVMSTTPQQVQVSPAPSGKIDICVNERSNSADCKVTENQDSETIPDLDFERYLQPTARCSLSPVQSMAVERFSLGLEDAEMESPQAHHAEEPVQDAQMTPTDDCQSVAVHPRAEGKSETIGL, encoded by the exons ATGGATTCTCGCTTTGCGCATCTTTACAAGCGAGACAGCAGTGTCTCGATGATAAGAGTGAAAATGTCGAGGCGACGCTCCCAATCACAAAAAGAGAACAGGGAAAAGATGCAAAACCTCCGCAGGCCCCTGGACCAACTTCAAGAGCTGGAGCTTTCTTTGGATGCATCCCATCTTGAGAAGTCAAGAAGTCTTCCTTCCCAAGATACTGGGTGCAAAGATAAAGTAGATAAAA ATAACAGTGCTGtagaagagaggagaaagatGCTGGCACGTTTTAAAGAGAACAAAGCCTTGCAGAAGGAGAAAGATAGGcgagaaaaggaaaagaaaggtaCATTTAAGGTCGGTCTCTACCGCCCACAGCCTCTGGGATACTTGCCCTTGAATCCTGTTATACCAACGGCAAAAAAG accACAGAATCTTTGCAATCCACCAGAGTGACCCGTTCTATGAAACAGCATCTACAGCCAAAG CAGCCAGCTGAAAAACAGCCTGCACCTAAAAAGG CTGAGCCACCCGTCACCAGAGCTAACAAGTCTTCAGTGCCAGCAATTGCCAAAGGCAGAATTGCTACAG TTGAACCCGTTGTCAGATGTCCAACTACACGATCAGCTGCTAAAACTGTGACGGCAGCCCTAACAGCCAACTCTGTGGCTAAACCTGCTGCAG ACCTCAGACCTCCCAAAACAAAAGCTGCTAGCAGGCAGCCTGCAGCACCCTCATCTGGTAGAGGAAAAGCTATGCAGG GACATACTGACACTTTGGCAGctgaaaagaaggaaaacaag GTTGCTGATGAGGTGGTTGCTGCAGTAAATCCCCCTGGTCCTAAAGAGGAAAAGATTACTGAGGACACTAAAGTGACTCCAGTTTCATTTGCACCCCAAGGATTTGTGTTCCAGGCCCCTTCTGGTCTGAGAACATTCCAGCCTACGCCCCTTTCTCCTCGCTCTGCCGATGCCTTCCTCTCACCTAG CTTCTCAGTTGAACCCCAGATGGAGCCTACAAACCCAATTTCTCCAACATCTGACTTTTCCTCTGGTCCACCTCTTCCCTCACCTCCACCATGTATGTCCAAACCATGTCCTGCATCTGTTTCTACACCTGCTCCTTCTCCTGAATTTAATCCCACCACTTCTGCCCTACCCACTGCCTCATCTGTcacttcttcctctctttcttgcCCACCTCCTGCCTCTCCTTCCCCAGCTCTTGTGTCATCTATTcttccatcttcttcttcaccttccTCTGCAACATCAGAACCTCAGCATGACGTGCCCTATTTCAG GGCAGTAATGGCTAGCGAGACAGAAAGGTTGACTGGGTTGTCTGAATTTTGGGAGTTACGATTTGAAGATTCCTCAATCCCGGAAGAGA TGCGAGACCGAATGCGCACAGCTGTTGGCCAGGCCAGACTGCTAATAAAGGAACGCTTTGGCCAGTTTAGTGGCCTGGTGGATGATTGTGATTTTGGCAGAGGGGAGAAGATCACGACCTGCACAGACTTGCAGGGGTTCTGGGACATGGTGTACTTTCAG GTGGAAGATGTTGATAAGAAGTTTAATGCATTAAAAGAAGCTGAAGCTAGGGGATGGCAAGAGGAGATCAAGCCTGTCACCAGGCAGAAGAAAGTGGTCAAG CAAAAGCCCCCTGCTGCAGGAGGTAAGCTGGGAGCAGGTGCTGGAGCCAGTGCTGCTGCAAAGAGTCGGCTGGCTGCAGTGAAAGCTGCCATGAAGGCCAAGCAGGCTGCAGCTAAAACTGCTGAGACTTCAGACAAAGTTCAAGATGAATTGACTCCTGCTTCAAATGCCCCGGCTAACACCTTGCCAGTCCAGACGGTGGTTTTTCATGGAGGCTTCTTTCAGGTGGAGAGTCCAATCAAAGTAGTTG ATGCTGTAAGAAGATCATCTCGGTTGAATGCAGCTACCTTTACCCACATGGTTCCCCATGGGTACTGTTCCCCACATGGGTATAAATTCAGCACACCGGGGAAACTGAAGAGGTCTGCTGTAGTCACACATCCATCTCCTCTTCCTTGCATTTTCACTCCATCTAAAAGTGGATTTACCGCATCCCCTTCTTCCTCTCCTGCTGCAAAAGCACACACCACTGCAACTCCTGTCTGTACTCCTAAACAGCATGCTGATCCCCTTCCTTCCTCCCCCAAACCCATTCATATCAGCCCTGGGCAGGATGGGTCTGTCCCCTATCCCTCACCTAAGGGAGTCTCAGACACGCAACTCAGCCATCCTGATCATCATACAAGTATCAGCAACATCCAGTCAGACCTCATGATCACACCAGAAGATGACCATATGTACCAGACAGCAGACATTAAGCCACACAATTCTCCTTGCCATACAGGAGAACTGCCACTTCAACTTCCTGCACATTCAGTCAACAGTACAGAGCCTGAGGGAAGTGTTCAACAGTCTTCCATGACCGCACTGTCCCACGAGCAAACTGAAAGGACTGTGATTGCTGAAGTGGACATGTTCCACTCAGACAGTCAAGCCCATGCTATGAGTTTCACCCACTCACCTTCAGCATGCAAGACCACTCCACAAGCAGTCTCTATGGAGAGCTGTGTCTCAGTCCCTTGCTCCCCCTCTGTGATGTCCACCACACCACAGCAAGTCCAGGTCTCTCCAGCGCCATCAGGCAAAATTGATATTTGTGTTAATGAAAG atctaACAGTGCAGACTGTAAAGTGACTGAAAATCAAGACAGTGAG actATTCCTGATCTGGACTTTGAGCGATATCTGCAACCCACAGCCCGATGCAGCTTATCTCCAGTGCAGAGTATGGCAGTGGAAAGGTTCTCACTTGGACTAGAAGATGCTGAAATGGAGAGCCCTCAGGCCCACCATGCAGAAGAGCCTGTTCAGGATGCACAGATGACTCCTACAG ATGATTGCCAATCAGTTGCTGTTCACCCCCGAGCAGAGGGAAAGAGTGAGACAATCGGTCTGTGA